A genomic segment from Actinomadura hallensis encodes:
- a CDS encoding MFS transporter yields the protein MSRSAQAPPETPARRTGAHPADARTVGLLVGAAVFVLTQLYAAIPLLGPVGDDLGGDVTFALATCFSLCYATGFLIWGPVSDQYGRKKVMTAGLLVLSAATLACAFTASVAWLGALRGVQGLAAASFAPTALAYLSEAVPPHRRAGAIGAMSTAFLVAGIFGQVFASWVSLNIGWPWVFAVCAVVFAGASLATALTVVEPRRETSPGHLGHRFLAAGRLVVRPEVLLLCAAHLTLLLSFVGMYTALGPHLGTLGVDESGVIWLRLVGLPGMFAALLAGRLALRWGTENAARAGFLLAAAGIAAEALLGRSPAGVAAASPVFVTGVALTVPSMITLFGRESAPDRASGMALTGFVLFVGASLGPVAARHTGDFAALLWGFAGLLTFAAGCLTVFRRLVSGTP from the coding sequence ATGTCACGATCTGCTCAGGCGCCGCCGGAGACCCCGGCACGGCGCACGGGCGCCCACCCCGCCGACGCCCGCACGGTCGGCCTGCTGGTCGGCGCGGCGGTGTTCGTGCTGACGCAGCTGTACGCGGCGATCCCGCTGCTGGGACCCGTCGGCGACGACCTCGGCGGGGACGTCACCTTCGCCCTGGCGACCTGTTTCAGCCTCTGTTACGCGACCGGCTTCCTGATCTGGGGTCCGGTCTCGGACCAGTACGGGCGCAAGAAGGTCATGACGGCCGGGCTGCTGGTGCTGTCGGCGGCGACGCTGGCGTGCGCCTTCACGGCGTCGGTCGCGTGGCTGGGGGCGCTGCGGGGCGTCCAGGGGCTGGCGGCCGCGAGCTTCGCGCCGACCGCCCTCGCCTACCTGTCGGAGGCGGTGCCCCCGCACCGCAGGGCCGGCGCGATCGGTGCGATGTCGACGGCGTTCCTGGTGGCCGGGATCTTCGGGCAGGTGTTCGCGTCCTGGGTCTCGCTGAACATCGGATGGCCCTGGGTGTTCGCCGTCTGCGCGGTGGTGTTCGCCGGCGCCTCCCTGGCGACGGCCCTCACCGTGGTCGAGCCTCGGCGCGAGACCTCTCCCGGGCACCTGGGGCACCGCTTCCTCGCGGCGGGCAGGCTCGTCGTCCGCCCGGAGGTGCTGCTGCTGTGCGCCGCCCACCTGACCCTGCTGCTGTCGTTCGTCGGCATGTACACGGCGCTCGGCCCGCACCTCGGCACGCTCGGGGTGGACGAGTCGGGCGTCATCTGGCTGCGCCTGGTCGGCCTGCCGGGCATGTTCGCCGCCCTCCTCGCCGGACGCCTCGCCCTGCGCTGGGGGACGGAGAACGCGGCCCGCGCCGGGTTCCTCCTCGCCGCCGCGGGCATCGCCGCCGAGGCGCTGCTCGGCCGGTCGCCGGCCGGTGTGGCCGCCGCGAGCCCGGTCTTCGTCACCGGGGTGGCCCTGACGGTGCCGTCCATGATCACCCTGTTCGGCCGGGAGTCGGCGCCCGACCGGGCGAGCGGGATGGCGCTGACCGGTTTCGTCCTGTTCGTCGGTGCGAGCCTGGGCCCGGTGGCGGCGCGTCACACCGGCGACTTCGCGGCCCTGCTCTGGGGCTTCGCGGGCCTCCTGACCTTCGCCGCCGGCTGTCTCACCGTGTTCAGGCGACTCGTCTCCGGAACCCCGTGA
- a CDS encoding TetR/AcrR family transcriptional regulator, producing MARDPERTKRKILDAAVEEFALHGPDGTTVERIARAAGVNKERVYNYFGGKRDLFSAVLRAELAKVAHAVPVESFAAEDVGDYAGRVYDYHREHPTLTRLLRWEGLAFDGEVPDEEERRGYYSYKTAAVADGQAKGTITTSIEADHLMFLVLSLAGWWSAVPQVARMITGPATEEEHARRRASVVKAAQRLAQAP from the coding sequence ATGGCGCGGGACCCCGAACGCACGAAGCGCAAGATCCTGGACGCCGCGGTCGAGGAGTTCGCCCTGCACGGCCCCGACGGCACCACCGTCGAACGCATCGCCCGCGCCGCCGGCGTGAACAAGGAGCGGGTGTACAACTACTTCGGCGGCAAGCGGGATCTCTTCTCCGCCGTCCTGCGCGCCGAACTCGCGAAGGTCGCCCACGCGGTGCCGGTCGAGTCATTCGCCGCCGAGGACGTCGGCGACTACGCGGGCCGCGTGTACGACTACCACCGCGAACACCCGACGCTGACCAGGCTCCTGCGCTGGGAGGGGCTCGCCTTCGACGGCGAGGTCCCCGACGAGGAGGAGCGCCGCGGCTACTACTCGTACAAGACGGCGGCCGTCGCCGACGGGCAGGCGAAGGGGACGATCACGACCTCGATCGAGGCCGACCACCTCATGTTCCTCGTCCTCTCGCTCGCCGGCTGGTGGTCCGCCGTGCCGCAGGTCGCCCGCATGATCACCGGCCCGGCCACGGAGGAGGAGCACGCCAGGCGCCGCGCCTCCGTCGTGAAGGCCGCCCAGCGGCTGGCTCAGGCGCCCTGA
- a CDS encoding response regulator transcription factor: protein MSVDETAPLRVLVVGGDPRLRADVTNLLDACDELRVVADAPDSAAALPLAERLRPDIVLLDAASADHAKTLSRTSRVFVLAAPEDPVVQDALDAGASGNLVPGSFTAADLVRAVRQASRASLGLSAREAEVMDLIATGRSNGEIARQLFLSEKTVKNHVNRIYAKLGVSSRATAIALWRGMMSVLPARD from the coding sequence ATGAGCGTCGACGAGACGGCCCCCCTGCGCGTCCTCGTGGTGGGCGGCGACCCCCGGCTCCGAGCGGACGTGACCAACCTCCTCGACGCCTGCGACGAACTCCGCGTCGTCGCCGACGCGCCCGACTCGGCCGCGGCCCTCCCCCTGGCCGAACGGCTGCGTCCCGACATCGTCCTCCTCGACGCGGCGTCCGCCGACCACGCCAAGACCCTCAGCCGGACGTCCCGCGTCTTCGTCCTGGCCGCGCCCGAGGACCCCGTCGTCCAGGACGCCCTCGACGCCGGCGCCTCCGGGAATCTCGTCCCCGGCTCCTTCACCGCCGCCGACCTCGTCCGCGCCGTCCGCCAGGCGTCCCGCGCGTCCCTCGGCCTGTCCGCCCGCGAGGCCGAGGTCATGGACCTCATCGCCACCGGCCGCTCCAACGGCGAGATCGCCCGCCAGCTCTTCCTCAGCGAGAAGACCGTCAAGAACCACGTCAACCGGATCTACGCCAAGCTCGGCGTCAGCTCCCGCGCCACCGCCATCGCCCTCTGGCGCGGCATGATGAGCGTCCTGCCCGCGCGCGACTGA
- a CDS encoding ATP-binding protein → MPDYFEPAAGAVHQDVRHSGRPLPQGRRGRDGMHAWHRSISVLPTAIMGLLGLAAVAALYSADAMDRETRLALVLVAAGAVVTLLGALAGAEAATRRMRRRRDREHEHLQRRLGEIGFLVARGGRELQRLAAGIRAGETAKPCREDYPAPETGDTVTQLAYELQKAQAAAWNAVVSVAQSESSKGPERRVDVFVNLARRMQTLSHRAIQGLDELENQVEDPDLLKGLFKVDHLTTRTRRQAESLAVIGGASSRRRWTKPVSVYEVLRSAIAEVEHYNRVKVVPPADGELHGGAVADVVHLLAELIENATRFSPPHTQVLIRVETVAAGLAIEVEDRGLGIPRGEQRRLNAMLADHEQPGTDELLKDGRIGLLVVSALAARHKIRVQLQGNVFGGTQAIVVVPKELDGRRTPEGEGGEQSRKAEETSPKTEQANEPVAVGAAAQQAAAPQQAPQQAPQQAQQQVAAVSQPSRPAPQPARAESASTLDDADPLSPAPRAGERPPLPRRQAQTHLAPELVEAPAIPQDVQDDEEEIEHNSGLMAAFQRGIRSAQENDSSSDEPDSAR, encoded by the coding sequence ATGCCTGACTATTTCGAACCCGCCGCAGGAGCCGTGCACCAGGACGTCCGGCACAGCGGCCGGCCCCTGCCCCAGGGCCGGCGTGGGCGGGACGGAATGCACGCGTGGCACCGGTCCATTTCCGTGCTGCCCACCGCGATCATGGGGCTTCTCGGGCTCGCCGCCGTGGCCGCCCTGTACAGCGCCGACGCCATGGACCGGGAGACCCGCCTGGCCCTCGTCCTGGTGGCGGCCGGGGCCGTCGTGACGCTGCTGGGCGCGCTCGCGGGCGCGGAGGCCGCGACGCGGCGGATGCGGCGGCGGCGCGACCGCGAGCACGAGCACCTGCAGCGGCGGCTCGGCGAGATCGGGTTCCTGGTCGCGCGCGGCGGGCGGGAGCTGCAACGGCTGGCCGCGGGGATCCGCGCGGGCGAGACGGCCAAGCCCTGCCGCGAGGACTATCCCGCCCCCGAGACCGGAGACACGGTCACACAGCTCGCCTACGAGCTGCAGAAGGCGCAGGCCGCCGCGTGGAACGCCGTGGTGAGCGTCGCCCAGAGCGAGTCCTCGAAGGGCCCCGAGCGGCGCGTGGACGTCTTCGTCAACCTCGCCAGGCGGATGCAAACGCTGTCCCACCGGGCCATCCAGGGGCTCGACGAGCTGGAGAACCAGGTCGAGGACCCGGACCTCCTCAAGGGCCTGTTCAAGGTCGACCACCTCACGACCCGCACCCGCCGCCAGGCCGAGAGCCTCGCCGTGATCGGCGGCGCCTCGTCGCGCCGCCGCTGGACCAAGCCGGTGAGCGTGTACGAGGTGCTGCGCTCGGCGATCGCCGAGGTCGAGCACTACAACCGGGTCAAGGTGGTGCCGCCCGCGGACGGCGAGCTGCACGGCGGCGCGGTCGCGGACGTCGTCCACCTGCTGGCCGAGCTCATCGAGAACGCGACCCGGTTCTCGCCGCCGCACACCCAGGTGCTCATCCGCGTCGAGACCGTCGCCGCGGGCCTGGCGATCGAGGTCGAGGACCGCGGGCTCGGCATCCCCCGGGGCGAGCAGCGCCGGCTGAACGCGATGCTCGCCGACCACGAGCAGCCGGGCACCGACGAGCTGCTGAAGGACGGGCGCATCGGGCTCCTGGTGGTGTCCGCGCTCGCCGCCCGCCACAAGATCCGCGTCCAGCTGCAGGGGAACGTCTTCGGCGGCACCCAGGCCATCGTCGTCGTGCCGAAGGAGCTGGACGGCAGGCGAACGCCGGAGGGCGAGGGCGGTGAGCAGTCACGGAAGGCCGAGGAGACCTCGCCCAAGACGGAGCAGGCGAACGAGCCCGTCGCCGTCGGCGCCGCCGCCCAGCAGGCCGCCGCCCCCCAGCAGGCCCCCCAGCAGGCCCCCCAGCAGGCTCAGCAGCAGGTCGCGGCGGTGTCACAGCCGTCCCGGCCGGCGCCGCAGCCGGCCAGGGCGGAGTCCGCTTCGACCCTGGACGACGCCGATCCGCTCTCGCCCGCGCCGCGGGCCGGTGAGCGGCCGCCGCTGCCGCGCCGCCAGGCGCAGACCCACCTCGCCCCCGAGCTCGTCGAGGCGCCCGCGATTCCGCAGGACGTGCAGGACGACGAGGAGGAGATCGAACACAACTCGGGACTGATGGCTGCATTCCAACGCGGAATCCGCAGCGCCCAGGAAAACGACAGTTCTTCGGACGAGCCGGACAGCGCCAGGTAA
- a CDS encoding roadblock/LC7 domain-containing protein has protein sequence MSGVSPNQTQDLAWLLRGLGEEVPVIRGSVLLSADGMLKASDGFDRASAEQLAALASGLFSIARSTGMKFDESNEVRQVVAELKSSQLFVSWAGYNSVLAVLARAEADPAVVGFEMGRLIRAVRPFLHTAARPAAPAIERDRAL, from the coding sequence TTGAGTGGTGTCTCCCCGAACCAGACTCAAGATCTTGCTTGGCTGTTGCGGGGGCTGGGCGAGGAGGTTCCGGTCATACGCGGCAGTGTGCTGCTCTCCGCGGACGGCATGCTGAAGGCCTCCGACGGTTTCGACCGGGCGAGCGCGGAACAGCTCGCCGCACTGGCGTCAGGGCTGTTCTCCATTGCGCGCAGCACCGGGATGAAATTCGACGAGAGCAACGAGGTGCGCCAGGTGGTGGCGGAGCTCAAGTCGAGCCAGCTTTTCGTCTCGTGGGCCGGTTACAACTCGGTGCTCGCGGTGCTGGCGCGGGCGGAGGCCGACCCGGCCGTCGTCGGCTTCGAGATGGGCCGGCTGATCCGGGCCGTGCGGCCGTTCCTGCACACCGCGGCAC